The Branchiostoma floridae strain S238N-H82 chromosome 8, Bfl_VNyyK, whole genome shotgun sequence genome has a segment encoding these proteins:
- the LOC118421747 gene encoding vegetative cell wall protein gp1-like, which produces MGRRNDPINNNQPTANIKLSSPNRSYRDAVVGAQMGRPSQTPPRFQPPSRSQPAPRPTQPPTRSQPAPTSSHHPVHGQERPAPAPEKGPTESMPVISTEPSTQRTGQTFDAPRVSGPMTMQESKSSTSNGQTGEAAITPRHRAGPWNQPPPSGPWSRPMFQPPPVPWGPPPTNANFPISPRHPPPMNLPPWPWHPSMMWPPMFAMW; this is translated from the coding sequence ATGGGCCGAAGGAACGACCCTATCAACAACAACCAACCTACAGCAAACATCAAGCTAAGTTCTCCGAACCGCTCGTACAGAGACGCAGTAGTCGGTGCACAGATGGGCAGACCCAGCCAGACACCTCCCCGATTCCAACCACCTTCCCGATCCCAACCCGCTCCAAGACCAACTCAGCCTCCTACTCGCTCCCAACCTGCTCCAACTTCAAGTCACCACCCCGTGCACGGACAGGAACGCCCTGCACCGGCACCTGAGAAAGGCCCGACAGAAAGTATGCCTGTCATTTCTACCGAACCTTCAACACAGAGAACAGGACAGACGTTCGATGCGCCAAGGGTTAGCGGCCCTATGACCATGCAAGAGTCAAAGTCCTCTACTTCGAATGGCCAGACGGGGGAAGCAGCGATCACGCCCAGACACCGTGCAGGACCCTGGAACCAGCCCCCACCCTCCGGACCTTGGAGCCGGCCCATGTTCCAGCCTCCTCCCGTGCCCTGGGGACCCCCTCCTACGAACGCCAACTTCCCCATCTCGCCCCGACATCCACCGCCGATGAACCTACCGCCCTGGCCATGGCACCCAAGTATGATGTGGCCGCCGATGTTCGCCATGTGGTAG
- the LOC118422077 gene encoding tetratricopeptide repeat protein 28-like isoform X1 — MERGHGDSAARRKARSKTDRKSKSQPSGQPTSNDSTAPHTSSSTSAVSAISEDDKESKILLLQAEGDAAFHSREYHQAVDLYSKALDLQSDVYEIRACRTAAYIQLEDYRNAEADAQQLISFKPKLPQNYYLLAISQAHQDRHEEALGSFLQCMDLDPEHRDQLMEYVVSMAAHVCRLGDSSVHKFMEMKPVAALHELGQTLHYCGLPALCVQMLESALRIPTEDTDIVTKVYLSLGDAHTAVRQGSKAKFFYEQCLSAALKADNVVLETKAYVNLASLCEQEGQVYEAIMYYIRLLTVGDDIRASLDDEKRFRDYWSTELERGIHLNLSIAYKKIRQFSRALHHGKDYMQLIESSNQPELMKQAHYHMATLYEAGQDYKQALAQYNLFLSFCKEAEDEASTALAHGCLGNLYASVCDYKQALLHHEEQLDLMEKEDNEGAQMMAHLHLAEVLIKTEEFEDARVHLQESLQLSRELDQPELECRTLLKLGDLFSEQGRHQHALYYYEQAQTLVEDEDQPDLHTICQFHVAHMSQFSTSLKELETARRTFEELIPIYEDQARRCDEEEVQLPEDLGRSLQLAYDGMLSSLSKLGNTDQALEYTECHRRQNLLWTLNVRPQIPDCSKLFEDPGSLANLVGRFDPLKIQQLFDIVNVTNKTVLYYSVVNDSLLLWVLQPGKGVARFYKSSTKENFVEKCRGCIALIRKVEGQSSPCYDIENRSLPRKKAEVYEVKKANLRASQSKKEFRKELEEEVEESSKKMDPPRMPFKELYNVLIAPVEDLLSALPLHSDLVIIPDKDLLQVPFDLLKDFKQRCLCERFQITIVSCLYVLEVAFVGIQSVRKPGAASTRPQDKSLIMATASTGSIMVTKTRGDQSTITYTRSKDPGKGLLEIPSTREGRPDLEREGLKRMKLLNTINKLVTKTSTGQQITTSASFVTEFRQLSGQDYTLVVGNPTLPQVSLFGRTWKPFQQLNMADKEASKVADYLGTEALTGEEATKEMVMAILPAATVVHIATFGSWEEGILALSPNPDHLQDGPPAQNKYILTADDILNQKVSAKLVVLSGCHGDDFSRTLDLQMKLPTCLLAAGAKCVLTQMWPVPNIVSSLFYHHFYQALQKNARVTHAMKVAKDKVKADDRFSAPVYWCTFVLIGQDVEVDLGQIKRAMLDQTMDKVEDVEDLLNPKPLTPEAASKETLLYRLQACVSVLLSHSREHPDTVPTLLQMIGDAIDLLDATEYRQPPVRLPDHVVATPGALPLLSLLGFDFQPRGAHVEQPYILFPHWNQGKLLLPSYESLTAAIDIISNHQCTQCISEILPTTEDILCQLIDMLSLTLHSPELQLRVGDTGVQPLWARGSATRRLLSALGFLQVGPLLVFNKVASNRVLLTATLHMLCAMSVTKSSGTVHKLDVSQLATSQLTTAMTRETSMVTPAIGAKVLPSLRPVLLPRNQLNVSATWMSEKEKPSAVRHKLQLSQQLQGIQADYRRYMSRTVQWHSELLTAQANESLAQIGKVPPNPDKVKVIAGATPSMERTPVDLEPTLDLEGVEQRRDYSNYVLHRRCENIADLHRDSLRKLYLPFLETERKTKGLGTRGKNTHS, encoded by the exons ATGGAGAGAGGCCACGGGGATTCAGCTGCTAGGCGTAAGGCCAGGAGCAAGACTGATCGAAAGAGCAAG TCGCAGCCTTCAGGTCAGCCTACTTCAAATGACAGTACTGCGCCACACACAAGTAGCAGCACCTCTGCAGTGTCAGCGATAAGTGAAGATGACAAGGAATCCAAG ATTCTACTGCTGCAAGCAGAGGGTGATGCAGCATTTCACAGCAGGGAGTACCACCAAGCAGTGGACCTGTACTCAAAGGCGCTGGATCTACAGTCTGACGTGTACGAGATCCGCGCCTGCCGTACTGCCGCCTACATCCAGCTGGAGGACTACAGAAATGCTGAGGCAGACGCTCAACAACTGATCAGCTTCAAGCCCAAGCTTCCCCAA AACTATTATCTGCTGGCGATATCCCAGGCCCACCAGGACAGGCATGAGGAGGCCCTGGGGTCGTTTCTGCAGTGTATGGACCTGGACCCTGAGCACAGGGACCAACTCATGGAGTATGTCGTCAGTATGGCTGCACACGTCTGTCGACTGGGGGACAGCTCAGTGCACAAGTTTATGG AGATGAAGCCGGTTGCTGCACTGCACGAGCTAGGACAGACCCTGCACTACTGTGGCCTGCCAGCCCtgtgtgtgcagatgttggAATCAGCTCTAAGGATTCCTACAGAAGACACAGACATAGTTACCAAG GTATATCTGTCATTGGGGGATGCCCACACTGCTGTCCGCCAGGGAAGCAAGGCCAAATTTTTCTATGAGCAGTGTCTGTCTGCAGCACTGAAGGCTGATAATGTAGTGCTGGAAACCAAG GCGTATGTGAACCTGGCCAGTCTGTGTGAGCAGGAAGGACAGGTGTACGAGGCGATCATGTACTACATCAGACTGCTGACTGTGGGGGACGACATTCGGGCCAGCTTGGACGACGAGAAAAGGTTCCGTGACTACTGGTCCACTGAGCTAGAGCGGGGAATCCACCTCAACTTAAG CATTGCTTACAAGAAGATCAGACAGTTCTCGAGGGCACTGCATCACGGGAAGGACTACATGCAACTCATTGAGTCATCCAACCAGCCAGAGCTCATGAAGCAAGCCCATTACCATATGGCAACTCTATACGAAGCCGGGCAAGACTACAAGCAGGCACTCGCACAGTACAACTTGTTCCTCTCTTTCTGTAAGGAGGCAGAAGACGAGGCGTCCACAGCGCTTGCCCACGGGTGCCTGGGGAACTTGTACGCCTCAGTGTGTGACTACAAACAGGCACTTTTGCACCATGAGGAGCAGCTGGACCTGATGGAAAAGGAGGACAACGAAGGTGCACAGATGATGgcacacctgcacctggcagaAGTCCTGATTAAGACCGAGGAGTTTGAGGATGCGAGGGTGCACCTGCAGGAGTCCTTACAGCTGAGCAGGGAGCTGGACCAGCCGGAGCTGGAGTGCAGGACCTTGCTGAAGCTCGGTGATCTGTTCTCAGAACAGGGTCGTCACCAGCATGCCCTGTACTACTACGAGCAAGCACAGACTCTGGTGGAGGATGAGGACCAGCCAGACCTGCATACCATCTGTCAGTTTCACGTAGCACACATGAGCCAGTTCTCAACGTCACTCAAG GAACTGGAGACAGCCAGGCGGACATTTGAAGAACTCATCCCCATCTATGAGGACCAGGCACGCAGGTGTGACGAGGAAGAAGTACAGCTACCTGAGGATCTGGGCAG GTCCCTTCAGCTGGCATATGATGGTATGCTATCCTCTCTCAGCAAACTCGGCAACACAGATCAGGCTTTAGAGTACACTGAGTGCCACAGGAGACAGAACCTGCTATGGACACTGAACGTCCGACCACAGATACCAGACTGTTCAAAGCTTTTTGAGGATCCTGGCTCCTTGGCCAACTTAGTTggaaggtttgatccactcaagATCCAGCAACTCTTTGACATTGTCAATGTGACAAACAAGACAGTTCTATACTACTCCGTGGTTAACGATTCCCTGCTGTTGTGGGTGCTTCAGCCTGGAAAAGGTGTTGCCAGGTTCTACAAGTCCTCCACCAAGGAGAACTTTGTAGAAAAATGCAGAGGTTGCATTGCACTCATCAGGAAAGTTGAGGGGCAGTCCAGCCCATGCTACGACATTGAAAACAGATCACTTCCTAGGAAGAAGGCAGAGGTGTACGAAGTCAAGAAAGCAAACCTGCGTGCCTCACAATCAAAGAAAGAATTCAGGAAAGAGCTTGAGGAGGAAGTTGAAGAGAGTTCTAAGAAGATGGATCCACCAAGAATGCCGTTTAAGGAGCTGTACAATGTCCTCATTGCCCCTGTTGAGGACCTCCTATCAGCCCTCCCACTACATAGTGACCTTGTCATCATCCCTGACAAAGATCTCTTACAGGTGCCATTTGACCTCCTGAAGGACTTCAAACAAAGATGTCTGTGTGAGAGGTTTCAGATCACCATTGTGTCCTGTCTGTATGTGCTGGAGGTGGCTTTTGTTGGTATCCAGTCTGTCAGGAAGCCAGGtgcagcctctaccaggccgcAGGACAAGTCTCTCATCATGGCCACAGCTTCCACCGGCAGTATCATGGTGACCAAGACCCGAGGAGATCAGTCCACCATTACATATACAAG GAGCAAGGATCCTGGGAAAGGTCTGTTGGAGATTCCGTCCACACGTGAGGGGAGGCCAGACCTGGAGAGGGAGGGGCTCAAGAGGATGAAGCtcctgaacaccatcaataaaCTGGTCACAAAG ACATCTACAGGGCAGCAGATCACCACATCAGCATCTTTTGTGACGGAGTTCCGCCAGCTGAGTGGGCAGGACTACACCCTGGTGGTGGGGAACCCCACCCTGCCACAGGTCTCACTGTTTGGGAGGACATGGAAACCCTTCCAGCAGCTCAACATGGCCGATAAGGAGGCTTCTAAG GTGGCAGACTACCTGGGAACAGAAGCCTTGACAGGAGAGGAGGCCACAAAGGAGATGGTGATGGCTATCCTTCCTGCTGCTACAGTTGTCCACATAG CCACCTTTGGTAGTTGGGAGGAGGGGATCCTGGCCTTGTCTCCCAACCCCGACCATCTACAGGACGGCCCACCAGCACAGAACAAGTACATCCTGACAGCTGATGACATCTTGAACCAAAAGGTGTCAGCAAAACTTGTTGTGCTCAGCGGTTGCCATGGGGATGACTTTAGCCGCACCCTGGACCTTCAGATGAAGTTACCGACTTGTCTCTTGGCCgcag GAGCAAAGTGTGTCCTGACACAGATGTGGCCAGTTCCCAACATAGTGAGCAGCTTGTTCTATCACCACTTCTACCAGGCACTGCAGAAAAATGCCAGGGTCACCCATGCCATGAAGGTTGCAAAGGACAAGGTCAAAGCTGATGACAG ATTCAGTGCCCCTGTGTATTGGTGCACCTTtgtcctgattggtcaggatGTGGAGGTTGACCTGGGTCAGATCAAGCGTGCCATGTTGGACCAGACCATGGATAAGGTGGAGGATGTGGAGGACCTCCTCAACCCCAAACCTCTCACACCTGAAG ccGCCAGTAAGGAGACCTTACTGTACAGACTGCAAGCCTGTGTCTCAGTTCTGCTGTCTCACTCCAGAGAACACCCGGACACTGTACCCACACTCCTGCAGATG ATCGGAGATGCTATTGACCTACTGGATGCTACAGAGTACCGTCAGCCCCCAGTCCGGCTGCCCGACCATGTGGTGGCCACCCCTGGGGCCCTACCGCTCCTGTCGCTGCTGGGGTTTGACTTCCAGCCCCGGGGAGCACATGTGGAGCAGCCCTACATCCTGTTCCCCCACTGGAACCAGGGGAAACTACTATTGCCGTCATATGAGTCACTGACTGCTGCTATTG ATATCATTTCCAACCACCAGTGTACACAGTGCATCTCGGAGATCCTGCCCACTACAGAAGACATCCTGTGCCAGCTGATTGACATGCTGAGCCTCACCCTCCACTCCCCAGAGCTGCAGCTCAGGGTGGGGGACACGGGCGTCCAGCCGCTCTGGGCCAGGGGGTCCGCCACACGAAGGCTACTCTCAGCGCTGGGGTTCCTACAGGTGGGGCCGCTCCTGGTGTTTAACAAGGTGGCGAGCAACAG ggTTCTTCTGACAGCCACCCTGCACATGTTGTGTGCCATGTCTGTCACCAAGTCCTCTGGTACGGTCCACAAACTGGACGTGTCTCAGCTGGCCACATCACAGCTGACCACTGCCATG ACAAGGGAAACCAGCATGGTGACTCCAGCCATCGGCGCCAAGGTGCTGCCCTCCCTGCGGCCTGTTCTCCTGCCACGGAACCAGCTGAACGTGTCGGCGACGTGGATGTCTGAGAAGGAGAAGCCGTCTGCAGTCAGGCACAAGCTGCAGCTGTCCCAGCAGCTGCAGGGGATCCAGGCAGACTACAGGCGCTACATGAGCCGCACGGTGCAGTGGCACAGTGAACTACTCACTGCTCAG GCCAACGAGAGCCTAGCACAGATTGGGAAGGTTCCTCCCAACCCGGacaaggtcaaggtcattgCGGGTGCCACGCCCTCCATGGAGAG
- the LOC118421746 gene encoding sulfotransferase family cytosolic 1B member 1-like — MITEYYLFGMALSTEDKRKLLHNKWFKDVKLANGLTQEHLEGFETFAVRDDDVFVASYPKTGSTWVRQIVSLLYCDADPEKDISTYKRFPFFERYDLRTQAPVYKTIEAAPSPRLIKTHLPYDLLPRDVRDGKGKVVYVTRNPHDTAVSFFHFSQGNTALLTWDTFDEFLNNFLGGKVSYGDFYRNVLGFWKHKDDANILFLKYEDMQKDLYKVVVSVADFLGKKFPEESLQRVLDHCRFSVMKNNPRVNYEPLARKGILDFSKSKFMRKGIVGDWKNYFSAQQRETADRLYRQRTLGTGLHFDFEPCEPAKL, encoded by the exons ATGATAACGGAGTACTATCTATTCGG GATGGCACTGTCGACTGAAGACAAGCGCAAACTGCTACACAACAAATGGTTCAAAGATGTCAAGTTAGCgaacggactcacacaggaacACTTGGAGGGTTTTGAGACATTTGCTGTGCGTGATGATGACGTTTTCGTAGCATCCTACCCTAAAACTG GCAGTACCTGGGTGCGGCAGATTGTGTCTCTCCTGTACTGTGACGCAGATCCTGAGAAAGATATCTCCACGTACAAAAGATTTCCATTTTTTGAAAGGTACGACCTAAGGACCCAAGCACCCGTCTACAAAACTATTGAAGCAGCACCTTCTCCAAGGCTGATAAAGACTCATCTGCCTTATGACTTGCTGCCCAGGGATGTCAGGGATGGAAAAGGAAAG GTCGTGTATGTGACGCGTAACCCTCACGACACAGCAGTATCATTCTTCCACTTCTCCCAAGGAAACACCGCTTTACTCACATGGGACACATTTGATGAGTTTCTCAACAACTTTCTGGGTGGAAAAG TGTCATATGGGGACTTCTACAGAAATGTTCTTGGGTTCTGGAAGCACAAAGATGATGCAAACATATTGTTCCTGAAGTATGAAGATATGCAGAAG GATCTTTACAAAGTGGTTGTAAGTGTCGCAGACTTTCTCGGGAAGAAATTTCCTGAAGAATCACTGCAGAGAGTTCTAGACCACTGCCGCTTTTCCGTTATGAAGAACAACCCCAGAGTCAACTATGAACCACTGGCAAGGAAGGGGATTTTGGATTTTAGCAAGTCCAAATTTATGAGGAAAG GAATAGTGGGAGACTGGAAGAACTACTTTTCAGCCCAGCAAAGAGAAACTGCTGATCGACTGTACAGACAGAGGACTTTGGGAACAGGACTGCACTTTGACTTTGAGCCCTGTGAACCAGCAAAACTGTAG
- the LOC118422077 gene encoding tetratricopeptide repeat protein 28-like isoform X2, with the protein MERGHGDSAARRKARSKTDRKSKSQPSGQPTSNDSTAPHTSSSTSAVSAISEDDKESKILLLQAEGDAAFHSREYHQAVDLYSKALDLQSDVYEIRACRTAAYIQLEDYRNAEADAQQLISFKPKLPQNYYLLAISQAHQDRHEEALGSFLQCMDLDPEHRDQLMEYVVSMAAHVCRLGDSSVHKFMEMKPVAALHELGQTLHYCGLPALCVQMLESALRIPTEDTDIVTKVYLSLGDAHTAVRQGSKAKFFYEQCLSAALKADNVVLETKAYVNLASLCEQEGQVYEAIMYYIRLLTVGDDIRASLDDEKRFRDYWSTELERGIHLNLSIAYKKIRQFSRALHHGKDYMQLIESSNQPELMKQAHYHMATLYEAGQDYKQALAQYNLFLSFCKEAEDEASTALAHGCLGNLYASVCDYKQALLHHEEQLDLMEKEDNEGAQMMAHLHLAEVLIKTEEFEDARVHLQESLQLSRELDQPELECRTLLKLGDLFSEQGRHQHALYYYEQAQTLVEDEDQPDLHTICQFHVAHMSQFSTSLKELETARRTFEELIPIYEDQARRCDEEEVQLPEDLGRSLQLAYDGMLSSLSKLGNTDQALEYTECHRRQNLLWTLNVRPQIPDCSKLFEDPGSLANLVGRFDPLKIQQLFDIVNVTNKTVLYYSVVNDSLLLWVLQPGKGVARFYKSSTKENFVEKCRGCIALIRKVEGQSSPCYDIENRSLPRKKAEVYEVKKANLRASQSKKEFRKELEEEVEESSKKMDPPRMPFKELYNVLIAPVEDLLSALPLHSDLVIIPDKDLLQVPFDLLKDFKQRCLCERFQITIVSCLYVLEVAFVGIQSVRKPGAASTRPQDKSLIMATASTGSIMVTKTRGDQSTITYTRSKDPGKGLLEIPSTREGRPDLEREGLKRMKLLNTINKLVTKTSTGQQITTSASFVTEFRQLSGQDYTLVVGNPTLPQVSLFGRTWKPFQQLNMADKEASKVADYLGTEALTGEEATKEMVMAILPAATVVHIATFGSWEEGILALSPNPDHLQDGPPAQNKYILTADDILNQKVSAKLVVLSGCHGDDFSRTLDLQMKLPTCLLAAGAKCVLTQMWPVPNIVSSLFYHHFYQALQKNARVTHAMKVAKDKVKADDRFSAPVYWCTFVLIGQDVEVDLGQIKRAMLDQTMDKVEDVEDLLNPKPLTPEAASKETLLYRLQACVSVLLSHSREHPDTVPTLLQMIGDAIDLLDATEYRQPPVRLPDHVVATPGALPLLSLLGFDFQPRGAHVEQPYILFPHWNQGKLLLPSYESLTAAIDIISNHQCTQCISEILPTTEDILCQLIDMLSLTLHSPELQLRVGDTGVQPLWARGSATRRLLSALGFLQVGPLLVFNKVASNRVLLTATLHMLCAMSVTKSSGTVHKLDVSQLATSQLTTAMTRETSMVTPAIGAKVLPSLRPVLLPRNQLNVSATWMSEKEKPSAVRHKLQLSQQLQGIQADYRRYMSRTVQWHSELLTAQANESLAQIGKVPPNPDKVKVIAGATPSMERTPVDLEPTLDLEGVEQRRDYSNYVLHRRCENIADLHRDSLRKLYLPFLETERKTKGLGTRGKNTQS; encoded by the exons ATGGAGAGAGGCCACGGGGATTCAGCTGCTAGGCGTAAGGCCAGGAGCAAGACTGATCGAAAGAGCAAG TCGCAGCCTTCAGGTCAGCCTACTTCAAATGACAGTACTGCGCCACACACAAGTAGCAGCACCTCTGCAGTGTCAGCGATAAGTGAAGATGACAAGGAATCCAAG ATTCTACTGCTGCAAGCAGAGGGTGATGCAGCATTTCACAGCAGGGAGTACCACCAAGCAGTGGACCTGTACTCAAAGGCGCTGGATCTACAGTCTGACGTGTACGAGATCCGCGCCTGCCGTACTGCCGCCTACATCCAGCTGGAGGACTACAGAAATGCTGAGGCAGACGCTCAACAACTGATCAGCTTCAAGCCCAAGCTTCCCCAA AACTATTATCTGCTGGCGATATCCCAGGCCCACCAGGACAGGCATGAGGAGGCCCTGGGGTCGTTTCTGCAGTGTATGGACCTGGACCCTGAGCACAGGGACCAACTCATGGAGTATGTCGTCAGTATGGCTGCACACGTCTGTCGACTGGGGGACAGCTCAGTGCACAAGTTTATGG AGATGAAGCCGGTTGCTGCACTGCACGAGCTAGGACAGACCCTGCACTACTGTGGCCTGCCAGCCCtgtgtgtgcagatgttggAATCAGCTCTAAGGATTCCTACAGAAGACACAGACATAGTTACCAAG GTATATCTGTCATTGGGGGATGCCCACACTGCTGTCCGCCAGGGAAGCAAGGCCAAATTTTTCTATGAGCAGTGTCTGTCTGCAGCACTGAAGGCTGATAATGTAGTGCTGGAAACCAAG GCGTATGTGAACCTGGCCAGTCTGTGTGAGCAGGAAGGACAGGTGTACGAGGCGATCATGTACTACATCAGACTGCTGACTGTGGGGGACGACATTCGGGCCAGCTTGGACGACGAGAAAAGGTTCCGTGACTACTGGTCCACTGAGCTAGAGCGGGGAATCCACCTCAACTTAAG CATTGCTTACAAGAAGATCAGACAGTTCTCGAGGGCACTGCATCACGGGAAGGACTACATGCAACTCATTGAGTCATCCAACCAGCCAGAGCTCATGAAGCAAGCCCATTACCATATGGCAACTCTATACGAAGCCGGGCAAGACTACAAGCAGGCACTCGCACAGTACAACTTGTTCCTCTCTTTCTGTAAGGAGGCAGAAGACGAGGCGTCCACAGCGCTTGCCCACGGGTGCCTGGGGAACTTGTACGCCTCAGTGTGTGACTACAAACAGGCACTTTTGCACCATGAGGAGCAGCTGGACCTGATGGAAAAGGAGGACAACGAAGGTGCACAGATGATGgcacacctgcacctggcagaAGTCCTGATTAAGACCGAGGAGTTTGAGGATGCGAGGGTGCACCTGCAGGAGTCCTTACAGCTGAGCAGGGAGCTGGACCAGCCGGAGCTGGAGTGCAGGACCTTGCTGAAGCTCGGTGATCTGTTCTCAGAACAGGGTCGTCACCAGCATGCCCTGTACTACTACGAGCAAGCACAGACTCTGGTGGAGGATGAGGACCAGCCAGACCTGCATACCATCTGTCAGTTTCACGTAGCACACATGAGCCAGTTCTCAACGTCACTCAAG GAACTGGAGACAGCCAGGCGGACATTTGAAGAACTCATCCCCATCTATGAGGACCAGGCACGCAGGTGTGACGAGGAAGAAGTACAGCTACCTGAGGATCTGGGCAG GTCCCTTCAGCTGGCATATGATGGTATGCTATCCTCTCTCAGCAAACTCGGCAACACAGATCAGGCTTTAGAGTACACTGAGTGCCACAGGAGACAGAACCTGCTATGGACACTGAACGTCCGACCACAGATACCAGACTGTTCAAAGCTTTTTGAGGATCCTGGCTCCTTGGCCAACTTAGTTggaaggtttgatccactcaagATCCAGCAACTCTTTGACATTGTCAATGTGACAAACAAGACAGTTCTATACTACTCCGTGGTTAACGATTCCCTGCTGTTGTGGGTGCTTCAGCCTGGAAAAGGTGTTGCCAGGTTCTACAAGTCCTCCACCAAGGAGAACTTTGTAGAAAAATGCAGAGGTTGCATTGCACTCATCAGGAAAGTTGAGGGGCAGTCCAGCCCATGCTACGACATTGAAAACAGATCACTTCCTAGGAAGAAGGCAGAGGTGTACGAAGTCAAGAAAGCAAACCTGCGTGCCTCACAATCAAAGAAAGAATTCAGGAAAGAGCTTGAGGAGGAAGTTGAAGAGAGTTCTAAGAAGATGGATCCACCAAGAATGCCGTTTAAGGAGCTGTACAATGTCCTCATTGCCCCTGTTGAGGACCTCCTATCAGCCCTCCCACTACATAGTGACCTTGTCATCATCCCTGACAAAGATCTCTTACAGGTGCCATTTGACCTCCTGAAGGACTTCAAACAAAGATGTCTGTGTGAGAGGTTTCAGATCACCATTGTGTCCTGTCTGTATGTGCTGGAGGTGGCTTTTGTTGGTATCCAGTCTGTCAGGAAGCCAGGtgcagcctctaccaggccgcAGGACAAGTCTCTCATCATGGCCACAGCTTCCACCGGCAGTATCATGGTGACCAAGACCCGAGGAGATCAGTCCACCATTACATATACAAG GAGCAAGGATCCTGGGAAAGGTCTGTTGGAGATTCCGTCCACACGTGAGGGGAGGCCAGACCTGGAGAGGGAGGGGCTCAAGAGGATGAAGCtcctgaacaccatcaataaaCTGGTCACAAAG ACATCTACAGGGCAGCAGATCACCACATCAGCATCTTTTGTGACGGAGTTCCGCCAGCTGAGTGGGCAGGACTACACCCTGGTGGTGGGGAACCCCACCCTGCCACAGGTCTCACTGTTTGGGAGGACATGGAAACCCTTCCAGCAGCTCAACATGGCCGATAAGGAGGCTTCTAAG GTGGCAGACTACCTGGGAACAGAAGCCTTGACAGGAGAGGAGGCCACAAAGGAGATGGTGATGGCTATCCTTCCTGCTGCTACAGTTGTCCACATAG CCACCTTTGGTAGTTGGGAGGAGGGGATCCTGGCCTTGTCTCCCAACCCCGACCATCTACAGGACGGCCCACCAGCACAGAACAAGTACATCCTGACAGCTGATGACATCTTGAACCAAAAGGTGTCAGCAAAACTTGTTGTGCTCAGCGGTTGCCATGGGGATGACTTTAGCCGCACCCTGGACCTTCAGATGAAGTTACCGACTTGTCTCTTGGCCgcag GAGCAAAGTGTGTCCTGACACAGATGTGGCCAGTTCCCAACATAGTGAGCAGCTTGTTCTATCACCACTTCTACCAGGCACTGCAGAAAAATGCCAGGGTCACCCATGCCATGAAGGTTGCAAAGGACAAGGTCAAAGCTGATGACAG ATTCAGTGCCCCTGTGTATTGGTGCACCTTtgtcctgattggtcaggatGTGGAGGTTGACCTGGGTCAGATCAAGCGTGCCATGTTGGACCAGACCATGGATAAGGTGGAGGATGTGGAGGACCTCCTCAACCCCAAACCTCTCACACCTGAAG ccGCCAGTAAGGAGACCTTACTGTACAGACTGCAAGCCTGTGTCTCAGTTCTGCTGTCTCACTCCAGAGAACACCCGGACACTGTACCCACACTCCTGCAGATG ATCGGAGATGCTATTGACCTACTGGATGCTACAGAGTACCGTCAGCCCCCAGTCCGGCTGCCCGACCATGTGGTGGCCACCCCTGGGGCCCTACCGCTCCTGTCGCTGCTGGGGTTTGACTTCCAGCCCCGGGGAGCACATGTGGAGCAGCCCTACATCCTGTTCCCCCACTGGAACCAGGGGAAACTACTATTGCCGTCATATGAGTCACTGACTGCTGCTATTG ATATCATTTCCAACCACCAGTGTACACAGTGCATCTCGGAGATCCTGCCCACTACAGAAGACATCCTGTGCCAGCTGATTGACATGCTGAGCCTCACCCTCCACTCCCCAGAGCTGCAGCTCAGGGTGGGGGACACGGGCGTCCAGCCGCTCTGGGCCAGGGGGTCCGCCACACGAAGGCTACTCTCAGCGCTGGGGTTCCTACAGGTGGGGCCGCTCCTGGTGTTTAACAAGGTGGCGAGCAACAG ggTTCTTCTGACAGCCACCCTGCACATGTTGTGTGCCATGTCTGTCACCAAGTCCTCTGGTACGGTCCACAAACTGGACGTGTCTCAGCTGGCCACATCACAGCTGACCACTGCCATG ACAAGGGAAACCAGCATGGTGACTCCAGCCATCGGCGCCAAGGTGCTGCCCTCCCTGCGGCCTGTTCTCCTGCCACGGAACCAGCTGAACGTGTCGGCGACGTGGATGTCTGAGAAGGAGAAGCCGTCTGCAGTCAGGCACAAGCTGCAGCTGTCCCAGCAGCTGCAGGGGATCCAGGCAGACTACAGGCGCTACATGAGCCGCACGGTGCAGTGGCACAGTGAACTACTCACTGCTCAG GCCAACGAGAGCCTAGCACAGATTGGGAAGGTTCCTCCCAACCCGGacaaggtcaaggtcattgCGGGTGCCACGCCCTCCATGGAGAG